A DNA window from Helianthus annuus cultivar XRQ/B chromosome 15, HanXRQr2.0-SUNRISE, whole genome shotgun sequence contains the following coding sequences:
- the LOC110911196 gene encoding lysine histidine transporter 1 isoform X1, which produces MVNDSTMDTQNQQYNDKVDDKTEKEKAIDAWLPITSSRNAKWWYSAFHNVTAMVGAGVLSLPYAMSELGWGPGVTVLIISWVITLYTLWQMVEMHEIVPGKRFDRYHELGQQAFGEKLGLYIVVPQQLIVEVSLNIVYMVTGGLSLQKFHDLVCDENCKDIKLTYFIMIFASVHFVLSHLPNFNSISGISLAAAVMSLSYSTIAWSAAIKKGVQPDVQYGYKPKSTAGTVFNFFSALGDVAFAYAGHNVVLEIQATIPSTPEKPSKGPMWKGVTVAYIVVALCYFPVALIGYWMYGNAVSDNILISLNKPTWLIAMANLFVVVHIIGSYQVYAMPVFDMIETLLVKKLKFTPSFMLRFITRNIYVALTMFVGICFPFFSGLLAFFGGFAFAPTTYFLPCVMWLSIVKPTKWSLSWFTNWICRVALMIVSPIGGLRSIIVQAKNYEFFS; this is translated from the exons GTTGACGACAAAACTGAAAAGGAGAAAGCCATCGACGCCTGGCTTCCGATCACCTCATCCAGAAACGCAAAATGGTGGTACTCTGCCTTCCACAACGTCACCGCGATGGTTGGAGCCGGTGTTCTCAGTCTCCCGTATGCAATGTCGGAACTCGGATG GGGTCCCGGTGTTACGGTTTTAATAATATCATGGGTTATAACGCTATACACGTTATGGCAAATGGTCGAGATGCACGAAATTGTACCCGGGAAACGATTTGACAGGTACCACGAGCTCGGGCAGCAAGCGTTCGGGGAAAAACTCGGTCTTTATATCGTTGTTCCGCAACAGTTGATTGTAGAAGTTAGTCTAAACATTGTTTATATGGTCACTGGAGGACTATCATTGCAGAAATTTCATGATTTAGTTTGCGACGAAAATTGCAAAGACATCAAACTTACATACTTTATTATGATCTTTGCTTCTGTGCATTTTGTTCTATCACATCTCCCAAATTTCAATTCGATCTCGGGAATCTCGTTGGCCGCAGCCGTCATGTCTCTCAGTTACTCCACTATTGCATGGTCGGCCGCCATAAAAAAGGGTGTACAACCAGACGTACAATACGGGTACAAACCTAAGAGCACAGCCGGCACCGTGTTCAACTTCTTTAGTGCACTGGGTGATGTGGCATTTGCGTACGCGGGTCACAACGTGGTGTTGGAAATCCAAGCCACAATACCATCAACTCCGGAAAAGCCGTCAAAGGGTCCCATGTGGAAAGGTGTGACCGTTGCGTATATAGTCGTTGCATTATGCTATTTCCCGGTTGCTCTTATTGGCTACTGGATGTACGGAAACGCAGTTTCGGACAATATTCTTATTAGTCTAAATAAGCCAACGTGGCTAATCGCCATGGCTAATCTGTTCGTTGTGGTTCACATTATCGGTAGTTACCAG GTCTATGCAATGCCGGTCTTCGACATGATTGAAACACTGTTGGTGAAGAAGTTGAAGTTTACCCCTAGTTTCATGCTTCGGTTTATCACGAGGAATATATATGTTG CATTAACGATGTTCGTAGGCATTTGCTTCCCATTCTTCAGTGGACTACTTGCATTTTTTGGAGGTTTTGCATTCGCGCCGACAACATACTTT TTGCCTTGCGTAATGTGGCTGTCCATAGTTAAACCGACAAAGTGGAGCTTGTCTTGGTTTACTAATTGG ATCTGTAGAGTTGCTTTGATGATTGTTTCACCTATTGGTGGGTTAAGATCAATCATTGTTCAAGCCAAAAACTATGAGTTTTTCTCATAA
- the LOC110911196 gene encoding lysine histidine transporter 1 isoform X2 encodes MVGAGVLSLPYAMSELGWGPGVTVLIISWVITLYTLWQMVEMHEIVPGKRFDRYHELGQQAFGEKLGLYIVVPQQLIVEVSLNIVYMVTGGLSLQKFHDLVCDENCKDIKLTYFIMIFASVHFVLSHLPNFNSISGISLAAAVMSLSYSTIAWSAAIKKGVQPDVQYGYKPKSTAGTVFNFFSALGDVAFAYAGHNVVLEIQATIPSTPEKPSKGPMWKGVTVAYIVVALCYFPVALIGYWMYGNAVSDNILISLNKPTWLIAMANLFVVVHIIGSYQVYAMPVFDMIETLLVKKLKFTPSFMLRFITRNIYVALTMFVGICFPFFSGLLAFFGGFAFAPTTYFLPCVMWLSIVKPTKWSLSWFTNWICRVALMIVSPIGGLRSIIVQAKNYEFFS; translated from the exons ATGGTTGGAGCCGGTGTTCTCAGTCTCCCGTATGCAATGTCGGAACTCGGATG GGGTCCCGGTGTTACGGTTTTAATAATATCATGGGTTATAACGCTATACACGTTATGGCAAATGGTCGAGATGCACGAAATTGTACCCGGGAAACGATTTGACAGGTACCACGAGCTCGGGCAGCAAGCGTTCGGGGAAAAACTCGGTCTTTATATCGTTGTTCCGCAACAGTTGATTGTAGAAGTTAGTCTAAACATTGTTTATATGGTCACTGGAGGACTATCATTGCAGAAATTTCATGATTTAGTTTGCGACGAAAATTGCAAAGACATCAAACTTACATACTTTATTATGATCTTTGCTTCTGTGCATTTTGTTCTATCACATCTCCCAAATTTCAATTCGATCTCGGGAATCTCGTTGGCCGCAGCCGTCATGTCTCTCAGTTACTCCACTATTGCATGGTCGGCCGCCATAAAAAAGGGTGTACAACCAGACGTACAATACGGGTACAAACCTAAGAGCACAGCCGGCACCGTGTTCAACTTCTTTAGTGCACTGGGTGATGTGGCATTTGCGTACGCGGGTCACAACGTGGTGTTGGAAATCCAAGCCACAATACCATCAACTCCGGAAAAGCCGTCAAAGGGTCCCATGTGGAAAGGTGTGACCGTTGCGTATATAGTCGTTGCATTATGCTATTTCCCGGTTGCTCTTATTGGCTACTGGATGTACGGAAACGCAGTTTCGGACAATATTCTTATTAGTCTAAATAAGCCAACGTGGCTAATCGCCATGGCTAATCTGTTCGTTGTGGTTCACATTATCGGTAGTTACCAG GTCTATGCAATGCCGGTCTTCGACATGATTGAAACACTGTTGGTGAAGAAGTTGAAGTTTACCCCTAGTTTCATGCTTCGGTTTATCACGAGGAATATATATGTTG CATTAACGATGTTCGTAGGCATTTGCTTCCCATTCTTCAGTGGACTACTTGCATTTTTTGGAGGTTTTGCATTCGCGCCGACAACATACTTT TTGCCTTGCGTAATGTGGCTGTCCATAGTTAAACCGACAAAGTGGAGCTTGTCTTGGTTTACTAATTGG ATCTGTAGAGTTGCTTTGATGATTGTTTCACCTATTGGTGGGTTAAGATCAATCATTGTTCAAGCCAAAAACTATGAGTTTTTCTCATAA
- the LOC110909539 gene encoding lysine histidine transporter 1: MGTQYTDDVKSSFDPKSQTEDTPSFDERTAEQKAIDDWLPITSSRHAKWYYAAFHNVTAMVGAGVLSLPYAMSNLGWGPGVVILILSWVITLYTLWQMVEMHEMVPGKRFDRYHELGQEAFGEKLGLYIVVPQQLICEVSVCIVYMVTGGTSLKKVHDTVVCDDCPRIKLTFFIMIFASVHFVLSHLPNFNSISGVSLAAAVMSLSYSTIAWTASIHKGLQENVQYGYKGTNPSETTFNFFNALGDVAFAYAGHNVVLEIQATIPSTPEKPSKGPMWRGVVVAYIVVALCYFPVALIGYYMFGNAVDDNILISLEKPKWLIVAANMFVVIHVIGSYQIYAMPVFDMIETLLVKQLNFKPSWILRFYTRITYVALTMFVAICLPFFGGLLGFFGGFAFAPTTYFLPCIMWLAIYKPKRFSLSWCTNWICIVLGLCLMILAPIGGLRNIIKNASHYKFFG, encoded by the exons ATGGGAACTCAATATACAGACGACGTAAAGTCAAGCTTCGACCCAAAAAGTCAAACCGAAGATACACCCAGTTTT GATGAAAGGACAGCAGAGCAAAAGGCAATAGATGATTGGCTTCCAATTACTTCATCAAGACATGCGAAATGGTATTATGCCGCTTTCCACAATGTAACCGCAATGGTTGGAGCTGGAGTTTTAAGTCTTCCGTATGCCATGTCGAATCTCGGATG GGGACCAGGAGTGGTAATACTTATTCTGTCATGGGTAATAACATTGTACACACTATGGCAGATGGTAGAAATGCATGAAATGGTACCTGGAAAACGGTTCGATAGGTACCATGAACTCGGGCAAGAAGCATTCGGTGAAAAACTCGGTTTATATATTGTGGTTCCTCAACAATTGATCTGTGAAGTTAGTGTGTGTATAGTTTATATGGTCACAGGAGGGACATCATTAAAAAAGGTTCATGATACTGTTGTTTGTGATGATTGTCCAAGGATCAAATTGACATTCTTCATTATGATCTTTGCTTCTGTACATTTTGTACTGTCTCACCTTCCAAACTTTAACTCCATATCTGGTGTTTCATTGGCTGCTGCAGTGATGTCTTTAAG TTACTCAACAATTGCATGGACGGCTTCTATTCACAAGGGGTTGCAAGAAAATGTACAATACGGGTACAAAGGAACGAACCCATCAGAAACCACCTTCAATTTTTTCAACGCTTTGGGTGATGTGGCATTTGCATACGCAGGCCATAATGTTGTGCTAGAGATCCAAGCAACAATCCCTTCAACACCCGAGAAGCCTTCTAAGGGACCCATGTGGAGGGGGGTGGTTGTGGCTTATATTGTAGTTGCATTGTGCTATTTTCCGGTTGCTTTAATTGGATACTATATGTTTGGAAATGCTGTGGATGATAATATTCTTATTTCATTAGAGAAGCCTAAATGGCTTATTGTAGCTGCTAACATGTTTGTGGTCATTCATGTCATTGGCAGCTATCAG aTTTATGCAATGCCAGTTTTTGACATGATTGAAACCTTGTTGGTGAAGCAATTGAACTTCAAACCAAGCTGGATTCTTCGTTTTTACACACGTATTACTTACGTAG CATTAACAATGTTTGTTGCAATATGCCTCCCTTTCTTTGGAGGACTCCTTGGATTCTTTGGAGGCTTTGCATTTGCCCCCACAACTTATTTT CTGCCATGCATAATGTGGCTTGCCATTTACAAGCCAAAGAGGTTCAGCTTGTCTTGGTGCACTAATTGG ATTTGCATCGTTCTCGGTCTGTGTTTGATGATTCTAGCTCCAATTGGAGGGTTGCGAAATATTATAAAGAATGCCAGCCATTATAAGTTCTTCGGTTAA
- the LOC110911197 gene encoding TLC domain-containing protein At5g14285 — protein MDIKTLIISPPPPLPVFFTMFLTIYLLAHFIIFRNWTPKTRPEAASCLISLTHGTPAAILAGIAIFSDPKHHFASPNTRFQNSVLEYSIAYFIMDLIHYLTFYPTDVLFIGHHLATLFVFVTCRYVAFHGAYSVLILLVLAEVTSLLQNVWTLAGARKGDSEVARQVFDKMSVWFYGVYSVVRGVGAPLFVYRMVGFYASGVADSVVPRWLWVSWVCVVVAAISVSVLWVSNNWVELFRERGVRVEKGKKVW, from the coding sequence ATGGACATCAAAACCCTAATTATATCCCCACCCCCACCCCTCCCTGTATTCTTCACAATGTTCCTAACAATTTACTTACTCGCCCACTTCATCATCTTCCGTAACTGGACCCCAAAAACCCGACCCGAAGCCGCCAGCTGCTTAATCTCCTTAACCCACGGCACCCCCGCCGCTATACTCGCCGGAATCGCCATTTTTTCCGACCCGAAACACCACTTCGCATCACCCAACACCCGCTTCCAAAACTCGGTACTCGAATACAGCATTGCATACTTCATCATGGACCTTATTCACTACCTTACATTTTACCCAACAGATGTTTTATTCATTGGTCACCATTTGGCAACCCTGTTTGTGTTTGTTACTTGCCGGTACGTTGCGTTCCACGGAGCGTATTCTGTGTTGATTTTGCTAGTCTTGGCCGAGGTTACGAGTTTGTTGCAGAACGTTTGGACGCTTGCGGGGGCGAGAAAAGGGGATTCGGAAGTTGCACGccaggtgtttgataaaatgtctGTGTGGTTTTACGGGGTTTATTCGGTTGTTAGAGGGGTTGGGGCGCCTTTGTTTGTTTATAGGATGGTGGGTTTTTATGCTAGTGGTGTTGCGGATAGTGTTGTGCCGAGGTGGCTTTGGGTTTCTTGGGTTTGTGTTGTGGTTGCTGCGATTTCCGTTAGTGTTCTTtgggtttcgaataactgggttGAGTTGTTTAGGGAGAGAGGGGTTAGGGTTGAGAAGGGGAAGAAAGTTTGGTGA